The DNA segment AGAAGATAAGGATCTTCGAGAGCTACACAAAAGAAGTCGCGAACGCGCTCAGCGTTTTGACGGGAAAAGACGAGGCCCATATCGAGGCAAGGTTTTTAGACATCCTTAATAAAAAATATTCAAAGTTCATCGAGGAGATACCCGCAGAGGATAACGCCGGAGGGGAGTGAATGGCGAAGAAAAATGATGCGATAATAAGTAAGCTTAAGAATATCGGCGAGGGAGTACTGGATGACGTCGAGTCTGGCCATAACCCTTCGATGGACATTATGACAAGGTCTATCAACAACGTCCATTTCGACGAGGCCTCAGGGGTCATCAAGCTGGGGAACGACAGGCAAAAGAGGTTCTATTTTAACGTGAACCAGGCTAAAAAGTTCCTGCAGACCCTTCTTATCGCAAAGCAGATAAAGACGCTTATCGAGCAGGATAAGCCTCCCCTGTCCATACGTCAATTGTTTTACACTTTAAAGCATGAGATACCCGGCGCCGGGGAGAACACGTTTGACGTGCAGGAAGAGTCGGACCCGATAATCGAGGACATAGAGGCGATCACCGATACGCTGAGAGAGGACCTGAACCTTATAGCCACCCCTAACGGAGTGATATCCGGCCCCATGGTAGTCGAAGATAAGACAGGCGACGTACTCGATTTTACCAGGATGGGCTCTGCCGGCGGGGCCGTACCCCCGATAGTGGAGGATGATTATTTCCACATAAAGGAGATGAGCGCCGATTACATACTGGTCGTAGAGAAATATGCGGTCTGGAACCTTTTAAACCAGGAAAAGTACTGGAAGAAGAATAACTGTTTGCTCATGACCGGTAAAGGGCAGCCCGCAAGAGCGGAACGCAGGCTTCTGGCCAGGTTCGCCGAAGAGTTTGACATTCCCATATACATTTTCACGGATATGGACCCGTGGGGGTATTACATTTATTCCGTATATAAGTACGGCTCCATAAATCTCGCGTTCTTCTCGGAAAAGGCGGCATGCCCTCCGGCTAAGTACATAGGCCTGTCCGTAAGGGACGTGATGGATTTTCAGCTGCCAAAGAGCTCCTGGATCAAGCTCAACGATGAGGATAATAAGCGTATAGAGGAAATATCTTCATACCCGTGGTTCCAGAAAGAAAGATGGCAAAAGGAGCTTTCCGATCTTAAAAAGTTCGGGTATAAGATAGAGCAGGATGCGCTCGTTTCCAAGTCTATCGAGTTTACCTCGAACAATTACTTACCGCATAAGATCGAAAATAAAGAGTTTCTGGAATAGATCTCGATAAAATATATATTCAAAGCTCCGGTAGAGGCTTAATAGATGGAACCGATGGGAATTACGTTATTGCAGGGGCTCATCACGATATTCGGGCTCTCCATAGTCATCTTGCTGATATGCCACAGATTCCGCATCCCCGCAATAATCGGGTTTTTATTTACGGGGATACTGGTAGGGCCTTATGGCACGGGAATTTTCAGCGCGGTCAGCGAAGTCGAATTCCTGGCAGAGATAGGGATAGTTCTACTGTTATTTACCATCGGGATAGAATTCTCTTTTAAAAGCCTCCTCGAGCTCAAGAGGTCCTTTTTTGTTGGCGGGACCGTCCAGGTGCTTTTAACGTTCCTGGCGGCGTTTGCCATCGCGTCTCGAATGGGTTTTTCCACAGAACTGTCGATACTGATAGGCTTTCTTTTCACGCTGAGCAGCACGGCGATCGTCTTGAGGCTGTTACAGGAAAAAGATCAGCTCGAGAGCCCCCATGGCCGTACTGCTGTTGGTATCCTGATATTCCAGGACATCGTCGCGGTGCCCATGATGCTCATAGTGCCGTTACTGGCAGGGACGTCGGGCAGCGTCGGAATGGAGGATAGCATACATATACTTGTATTAAAGATAATCGGCATCATCCTTCTTGTGGCGATCGGCACGATATGGCTCGTCCCGAAGATACTTTTCGAAGTCGCGAAAACACGCAGCAGGGAGCTTTTCCTGTTATGCATAATTGTCATATGCCTGTCAATGGCCTGGCTGACATCGAGCATCGGGCTTTCTCTCGCGCTGGGAGCGTTTCTTGCAGGCCTTATCATCTCCGAGTCAGAGTACAGCCAGCAGGCCTTGAGCGGCGTACTGCCTTTCAGGGATGTGTTCACAAGCTTTTTCTTCGTATCGATAGGAATGCTCCTTGACATCGGTTTTATCCTGAAGGACCCCTGGACGGTAGTGCTCGTCGCCATCGTGATAATATTGTTAAAATCCTCGATAGCGGGCATAGCTACGCTGGTCATGCAATACCCGTTAAGGACAGCGATACTTGTGGGCTTCGCACTAAGCCAGGTCGGAGAGTTTTCATTCATAATCTCAAAGCTGGGACTGGACTATGGCATCCTGAACAACGAGCATTACCAGTTTTTCCTTGCAGCGTCCATAATGACCATGGCCGCGACCCCGTTAGTGATGGCGGCATCCCCGCATATCGCGAACGTGATATGCCGCTTGCCCATACCGGATAGATTAAAGGCCGATACCTGTGCGCGTCCCGGTGCTAAAGAGATGGGCTTAAAGGACCACCTGATAATCATAGGCTATGGATTGAATGGAAGAAACCTTGCGAGAGCTGCAAAATCGGTGAACATACCTTACACCATATTAGAGATGAACCCGGAGACGGTAAAATCGGAAAAAGAGAAAGGCGAGCCGATATTCTATGGGGATGGGACGAACGAGGAAGTCCTGAAACACGCTAATATTAATGACGCAAGGATAGTCGTCGTGGCGATATCCGACCCCTTAGCCACCAGGGCGATAGCGGATACGTGCAGGAGGCTAAACCCCGCAGTGCATATCATAATAAGGACACGGTATATAAAGGAGGTAAAGCCGCTCTATAAGATCGGTGTCAACGAGGTCATACCGGAGGAATTTGAGACATCGGTGGAGATCTTCGCCAGAGTATTGAAAAAATACATGGTGCCGAAGGACAGGATAGAGAAATTCATAACTGAGCTAAGGGCTGAGAATTACGATATGTTCAGGAGCATGTCAAAATATTATACTTCATTGACGGCCCTGGACCTGCCTTTGTCTGCGATGGAGATCAGCACGTTGCAGGTGAGCGAAGGTTCTGAGATAGCGGGCAAAACGCTGGCCCAGATAGAGTTCAGAAAAAAATACAGGGTCACTTTACTATTGATAATGAGGGATTCCGAGAGTATCTATAATCCCCAGGGGGATACCTGCCTCTATGCAGGGGACCGTGTAGTGCTTTTCGGAGAGCCGGAAAATATAATCGAGATATCAAAGCTGTTCAGAGAGACCGGGTGAAAGAATAGTCTTGCATTACAGCTTTATGAGATCCGGAGCGCTCATTCTTTCCTTTCCTCCGAGGCTGTTCGCAAGCCATGCCACCATCCTCGGCATCCATTCCATATAATGCTGAGGCGCACAGTGTTTATCCCCTTTGAATACCCATTCATCCTGGTCTATACCTCCCTCTGAGGATATGATGAACAGGTCATCGATAGGCACATAAGGATCGCTTGACCCGTTAATGCTCAGAATGGGGCAGGTGATACGACCTGTCTCGATATGCTTGAACAGCGAGAAATCGTACAGTTTTTTAAGGGCGATGCTTACCTCCGTATCGGGGTCATTACCCTGTATGAAGGCAAGTGTCATTTTCAGGTACTCCGGCAGGTTTTTCAGGTTATCGGGCTCAAAAGCCCTGTGTATCGGGCCCCCGCAATTGACGGCCGCTTTTATCTCCGGGAATGACGCTGCGGACATCATGGCCCAGTACCCGCCAAAGCCGATACCGAATATACCTATGCGGTTCGGGTCTACACCTCCTCTGCCTGCCAGGTATTTGATAGCTTTTGAATAAATGTCGATACTGTCCTCGCTCAGCCTCCACGAGCTCTCGCCCGTGCCCGGCATGTCTATGGTCAGGCATGCCATACCGCTGTTACGGACTATATAGTCAGCGATGTTGTGTATATCCTCCTTTAATATCTCCGCCCCGCCCGTTAAAAGCACGCCTTCCGGGAGTGTTATCTCATTCTGCGGAGACGGGGAGTAGAAGTATCCCTTGATGTCTCTCCCTTCGAAAGGTATGCTTACGACCTCGAAATTGTATGGGAATAGATGGCTTGACTCAATCAATGATAATTTTTGCTTCGAGTAAGCCTTTTTCCTTAATGTGGTATCTGCAAAAGGAAACCTGGCTATGCCATAGTATGTTGATGCTTTATTAAACAAGGATATTTTTTCCTGATCGATCTTAGCCGGAGAGTAAGCCTTGTTATAACATTTATCCCCAATTTTCATGAACTCGCTCGTCCATCCTCCCGGAGCATCGCTATTTTCCATAAGGCTGTTCACCTTTGAGCATACATCCTGCAATATCCTGGCATCAGCCCCCCAGGCTTCCCAAAAAGGGAACCTCTCTAAAACCAGCCATTCCAGGTTTGGGTTAATGGGACGAGTTCCTTTTTCAATAAGCATATGATAACACCAAATGTATTTCCATCGCTTGAAAATTATACTTTAATAACGGATTTACCGGAAAGGGGCCGGTTCATTAAATATTAGATTAAAAACTATCAGCGTTTTTTGTATGGTTTAAAAAAATGCTCAGTAATTGTTTTCCAAAAAATACCAAGAATGTTTTATATGTATCGTCAAAATAATTACATATAGTCTGACAATTGTATACGGGCTTGATACTTTTTCATCTCAAAGAACTCAACGTTTCTTTTTAAAAGATCTTTGTTTGCTATGTGTCTTTGAGATGAAAATACATCATATCCATGTGCAACATTAAAGATCACGCTCAAATATTTTGACGCTGCGTATAGGTCATACTACTCTAAAATTAATGAAAAATTAATCGATAATATCGACGCACGTTACTTTTAAATTTTTAGCTTTATGATACCGTATGTCACAGAGCCTATAGCCCCGAGCACTATGCCTACGACCAGCAGGAATGGCAGGCAGCATATTAGATCGCTTACGAGCCCGGTGACTGCCGATTCAATGCCCGGGCCGTTTAAAGGCGAGAAAAAGTTGGCCGTCATATTGATCAGCATGGCAAATGGCCTGTGGACCAGCTCTGCGACCGCCCCCGACAATGCGCCATAGATAAGCGCATCGTTCTTATCCCGGATATAGGAAGATGTGAATATGGCGGATAGTACGCCTGCCCCGAAAAATGTAATACTGCCTAAAAATATCATGACGAAGGTAAAGATAGCCGAAATGATAAGGAACGCCGGAACTTCGCTTCCCGTATATCCGGAAGTACCGTATGCCCCCATCCATTCACTAAAATATGATCCGAACACAAGCCTTTCCACACCTATGTATATGATTGAAAGAACAACAAGTATGATACCGCAGATGATGCCGGCCTTTATGGCCTGAACATATTTCTCCTCCATACAGATCCTCCGGGGGAACTATGACTACGGCCAAAGATAATAAAGATAACCATACAAGCATAACCCCCCATATAATTTAAAATGTGAAAATTTAAAATTATGGGTGATGAGCTTCAATACTTTGTATCCGGATGAACGTATGTAAAAATTTGGCCGATAAAAATAGCCGATAAAATGAGAAGCGCCTTACAGGTTATAAATTCATTCCGATATATTTATTAAGTCAGGACTTACTTTTTTAAATGATATATAGAGGCATGATATGAGACATAACAGAGGTCTTTTCCGCCGGATCAGCCGCCGCAGAATGCATGGTAGCCAGTTTTTAGTTCTGGCAATGATAATGGCAGTATTAATTGCCGTTTATTTCATAAGGCGTAATAACCTGATGAAAGCGGGCATTCAGCCAAAACCATTAATGGAAGATGTCAGGGATGTATATGGGCGGCTTCAGGACAGGCTTGACAGGGGCGATTATTCCGGCATTTTGGGAGAAATACTGGGAAGACAATGACATACTAAAATATCATCTTTTTTCATTTTACGATAAATGGCACAGTCCCCACAAGTATATAGTTTCAAAGTATGAACAATAGATTATGCCTGTGCCTGTTTTGGAGAAGTATGGTAAAAGCCGCCTGAGAGTCACAGACATCTCGCAGCAATTCTGGTGTGAGCGACAGGTTGAGCTGTCGCTGGAGTTCCCCCGGGAGGAGACTCCGGAAACAATCGCGG comes from the Methanooceanicella nereidis genome and includes:
- a CDS encoding DNA topoisomerase IV subunit A; the protein is MAKKNDAIISKLKNIGEGVLDDVESGHNPSMDIMTRSINNVHFDEASGVIKLGNDRQKRFYFNVNQAKKFLQTLLIAKQIKTLIEQDKPPLSIRQLFYTLKHEIPGAGENTFDVQEESDPIIEDIEAITDTLREDLNLIATPNGVISGPMVVEDKTGDVLDFTRMGSAGGAVPPIVEDDYFHIKEMSADYILVVEKYAVWNLLNQEKYWKKNNCLLMTGKGQPARAERRLLARFAEEFDIPIYIFTDMDPWGYYIYSVYKYGSINLAFFSEKAACPPAKYIGLSVRDVMDFQLPKSSWIKLNDEDNKRIEEISSYPWFQKERWQKELSDLKKFGYKIEQDALVSKSIEFTSNNYLPHKIENKEFLE
- a CDS encoding monovalent cation:proton antiporter family protein, which translates into the protein MEPMGITLLQGLITIFGLSIVILLICHRFRIPAIIGFLFTGILVGPYGTGIFSAVSEVEFLAEIGIVLLLFTIGIEFSFKSLLELKRSFFVGGTVQVLLTFLAAFAIASRMGFSTELSILIGFLFTLSSTAIVLRLLQEKDQLESPHGRTAVGILIFQDIVAVPMMLIVPLLAGTSGSVGMEDSIHILVLKIIGIILLVAIGTIWLVPKILFEVAKTRSRELFLLCIIVICLSMAWLTSSIGLSLALGAFLAGLIISESEYSQQALSGVLPFRDVFTSFFFVSIGMLLDIGFILKDPWTVVLVAIVIILLKSSIAGIATLVMQYPLRTAILVGFALSQVGEFSFIISKLGLDYGILNNEHYQFFLAASIMTMAATPLVMAASPHIANVICRLPIPDRLKADTCARPGAKEMGLKDHLIIIGYGLNGRNLARAAKSVNIPYTILEMNPETVKSEKEKGEPIFYGDGTNEEVLKHANINDARIVVVAISDPLATRAIADTCRRLNPAVHIIIRTRYIKEVKPLYKIGVNEVIPEEFETSVEIFARVLKKYMVPKDRIEKFITELRAENYDMFRSMSKYYTSLTALDLPLSAMEISTLQVSEGSEIAGKTLAQIEFRKKYRVTLLLIMRDSESIYNPQGDTCLYAGDRVVLFGEPENIIEISKLFRETG
- a CDS encoding alpha/beta hydrolase, with product MLIEKGTRPINPNLEWLVLERFPFWEAWGADARILQDVCSKVNSLMENSDAPGGWTSEFMKIGDKCYNKAYSPAKIDQEKISLFNKASTYYGIARFPFADTTLRKKAYSKQKLSLIESSHLFPYNFEVVSIPFEGRDIKGYFYSPSPQNEITLPEGVLLTGGAEILKEDIHNIADYIVRNSGMACLTIDMPGTGESSWRLSEDSIDIYSKAIKYLAGRGGVDPNRIGIFGIGFGGYWAMMSAASFPEIKAAVNCGGPIHRAFEPDNLKNLPEYLKMTLAFIQGNDPDTEVSIALKKLYDFSLFKHIETGRITCPILSINGSSDPYVPIDDLFIISSEGGIDQDEWVFKGDKHCAPQHYMEWMPRMVAWLANSLGGKERMSAPDLIKL